The proteins below come from a single Desulfitobacterium metallireducens DSM 15288 genomic window:
- the purN gene encoding phosphoribosylglycinamide formyltransferase: protein MRIGVLASGRGSNLQALIEAWQEGKFPAEFVAVGSDHAEALALKRAEKANIPQRAFPLKDYSTRGEQEQAILDWLKESQVELLVLAGFMRVLSSDFLSALNCPVLNIHPSLLPSFPGLHAQRQAIEYGVKVAGCTVHFVDEGLDSGPIILQEAVPVEPGDTEETLTERILKVEHKLYPEAVRLVTTGQIK, encoded by the coding sequence GTGAGGATCGGAGTTTTAGCTTCAGGTCGGGGGAGCAATCTCCAGGCGTTAATCGAAGCCTGGCAGGAGGGTAAGTTTCCCGCTGAGTTTGTCGCAGTGGGTTCAGATCATGCTGAGGCACTGGCCTTGAAGCGAGCTGAAAAAGCTAATATTCCTCAGCGTGCCTTCCCGTTAAAGGATTATTCCACACGGGGGGAGCAAGAACAGGCTATTTTGGACTGGCTGAAAGAAAGTCAGGTGGAACTCTTAGTTCTCGCTGGATTTATGCGGGTACTAAGCTCTGATTTTTTAAGTGCTCTAAATTGTCCTGTCTTAAATATCCATCCTTCACTATTACCCTCCTTCCCAGGGCTTCATGCACAACGACAAGCTATTGAGTATGGTGTAAAAGTTGCGGGGTGTACCGTTCATTTTGTGGATGAAGGCTTAGATAGCGGACCCATTATTTTGCAAGAAGCGGTTCCCGTCGAACCAGGAGATACGGAAGAAACGTTGACCGAAAGAATCTTGAAGGTCGAACATAAACTCTATCCGGAAGCGGTTCGGCTGGTGACAACCGGTCAAATTAAATAG